Genomic segment of Arctopsyche grandis isolate Sample6627 chromosome 11, ASM5162203v2, whole genome shotgun sequence:
catatgtacacaaattttacacaatttttgaacatatttaaaccctccccccccccccccatttaagcccttttaatctaatatataatttcgaaagagacttcgtaAGTATCcaagtattgttggttcgtaaatccgttacgtcatcgaacaaatgaatattcaaataaatttaaataaaataaaactattcaaatgaatttaatataatgtttactattagattggccatgtttaagcggtttatattacaaataccgagcgaagccgggtaaaaacactatatatatttatatgccgGGTAAAagcactatatttatatatttatatttataatgcatatgaaatttttttgtttcgaaatacatacatagttgcatTTGTGCATACaattacatatgaacatacattcatacttacatataaatagatgtacatacttaccaatacaattaatatgcaACAAGTATCAAAATGCATTCTAGAAGCATTCCAAAGAATACCCGGTTGACCTTCACCGTTAACAAGTCGTGACGTCATCGATTTCGGTGAAACCGAttgataaacaaatataaatacttacatacatacatatatgtattagacGTCTAGACGAGAATTCTCATAATCGAAATTTTCGATACGCATTTCGAAGTACGTATATTTACTATTACGTAGTATAAAGATACGCTTCGTGTTAACCGAGTATATagacgtacatatgttatttgatACTGCCAACTACatacatgaatatatgtatgtatgtatgtatgccttaTGCTGAGGTGGCTCCCAACCTGTTTTTAAGATTGCGTACCCTTGGCAGTCCACTTCTATAAATTGTATCTGCCCCtaacttaaatacataaaagGAATTGGTATTGCGTTTTTCTTTTGAAACCTTATCATGAACCTATAGCtgtcgtatacatacatacatacatacatatgtgtgtacataagtTTCCTTAACCATCATTCCATATATGGCTATCGTATTCGATTTATCAGTAAACTAATGCAGTtactaaatacaatttttaaatcgagttttaaaatgtaatacatacatataatatatatttgaattgtgTCCGTAGAGATTTCAAAAAggaatttcaatatatgtaagtatattgtattatatattcgtaGGTATATGtgacagtccaagtgtacatttcgatCGTGAACTtgttagtttgttcatacatggaccattgaacacaaaaaaaaaacaaattaacaaaCGAACTAGAtttttcatgcacaaactatcgactatagagagtctttaattaatattatgtattagatgtactatgagcatttataagaattttaaaaaggtttttgagctctttttcctattatgctgtaacattagaataatataatactgtgattactaaaaaaattaaattaaaaatgtaaaatagaaaatgatcagtagatcagtagctattaaaataaatataagatgtattgtgaacataatttcgtaataataaaaagcatttaaaaatcaaaatcaatgcaCAGACTATAAGGCATAGTTTCACAATCGTTTGTACCATCCAGACATTGTTGCATTAAGATAACTTCTTAACAAAGTTATAACTTGACTTCCAAgactttgattttaaaaatgtctagtatttttatttaaaaacctaaATCTAAAAGGCCCGCAATGCTTTTCATTGCtggaaattataataatacattttttctgCCCTTCAAAGATGtggatttatttacaattcattatacatatgtatgtacactaattttaattattctgcTTAGTTCAACTGTCGCTTAATTTCAATGTGTGACGTCACGGTATCGCATTCCCGACTCTTGTCACGTTAAAAGTCCATACGATTACGACGTGCCGTAATTCGAGCCTTCGCCATCAATCACCAGAAAAACCTTCGCAACGTTTTGGAGAGTTTTAGCTAATGAAAATTTCGCATAATTGGTCCATATACCACGTAGCGGCCTAGACGAGCGTCAGGTGGGAAAGTGTGGGGTAACAAATTTTCCGGAAAAGCGTCCGCGACCTCAGGTCGTTGTCGTCATTTTCGTATGAAAATTACGAGAGCGTGATCGTTCGGCGACAACATTTGTTTTTAATGGGAATTAAGCCGagagctatacatacatacatatatgtacatatttcatggtttaaatcactattattattcatatatgcGGCTTAATTTAAAATGACATGTGCACTTAAATTTCAACACGATAAAATGACGCAGACTTCatgaatgaatataaaaataaagtaaaaattgaatttaaaccgAGTTGAGATTATGCGAGTGGCTTGGACCAAGTAATTTGGATTTAGATTGTAATTTGGATTATAATGTTTCGTAGAAACTATTGTGttatttttctgtaatttttgttttttttttttgcaattccgACTAAAGCTTATCAGATAGGTACCCATTTATCGCTCACTGGAGATCCAACCGAAGAGTCAACCATCAGCTGGTGAATTAGTTGTTGTTGAaagacaaattatattttttatccatACACTAATTAGAAAATTAGTCCCTGTCGTGTCATTTTtgaatatgtacctatgtacatatatttccggtctccgtcacgggcccgaatgtgaaacgcccgaaaacgcaaatatcggaaggcaaagatcgaaaatcgaaagatcttaagtcgaaagatcaaaaaaaagggtgcatggtaaacggtacatactcacgtacatactcacttaattttcgcgagcaggatacaacaggaacaagaggaacaggcttttcctcccgtattaatgtgcgcacgcagaATAGCAGAAAGAATGCGCATACATAATACGCAgaccagagagatgtaataataatagaagggcccttacgaataaataattgttgtcaattttacgtggtacgtctctataaatacgctacatcgcacgtaatacaatcggatcaatttacttataaaaatgtatcccatgttgttaattgtgtgtttttgaatatattgtgcaatttttaccgatgcttgcccatcttgcgagtaatataaacaaacagagaagtttttatcggacatacgtcgagcaccaagcgtcaaatacgactgatgctaaaattatttagatctgttcgtggacagaatgtcacttgacaacaatataacatctaaagccacttctattaatattatattataaaaaaaatgaatttcaaaatttataatgatttaAACCGAGTTGAGACGACGCGAGTAGCTTGGACCGAGTAACTAGGACGTTACTCGCAGTAATTGCTAATAACGTCTAATAATAATCCGCAGGAAAGTGATATTTGACGGAGAAAGTGAACATGTTATAAACATTTCATCGACTTCAAACTACCCAAAAGTTTGAGGATAACTTTGAGCAGAAATACAATCTACCTCAAAGATTATGTTGAGGAAATGTGACAACAATTGAATTCTGTCCTAATTCACAGATacaaataaacacaaaattttCTACATTTTGATATTCTCAATTCCACATTTTTACAATTGGAAGTATTGATGATTTTTATTCACAATGGACACAGTTTCATAGTAACGATACAAAGTTTCCCGAAATATCActctattttattaaaatacactttAATTATAGTCGaaaaatacaatttagtgacgcacacacacacacacgcacacatctgcatatgtatctacataggtCACATTTTCATTAACTTAATTATATTAACGTCGACGATATGATTTATTAGAAggaattttttgaattaaattatgaaaaggtatatgaatgtacatacacgtagacacccaaaaaaaatgtaatgaaaaacaATGGTTTTTTGATCGACTTGTGATAAATGCAGATGAGTTTTTTTTCGTATCATTGAATGGTGATTATATCCCTGTGGTTAAAGTACAACTTTGTCATCGACACATGCTGTAACTATTCATattatttgcatataaaatttcCATAGTTTATAtactcatacatatgtgttatacACAAAGGAAATGTGATATTAcacatttaataattatttatgaatgtttattttttacatgataattatttataaatgatttgtAGAACTGGTGTAATGCCGTTCTTTGTAcaattgtcaaataaataaattaagtaataaaCTTGGTCATACAAATCATTTTAATCGCTCTTTTACAATGTTGCAAACCTCAAGTGTATCTATCTgcctataatttaaaatatattatgttacttagtgttttatcgatatttaaatattgtaatcattgcttgataataataataagaatgtataatattggtttttcattccaaattcaccctttttcatttcaaattcacCCTTTTTACTatgctttttcatttcaaattgacattgaaaaggggtcaatgtgaaatgaaaaaggtttgattcgaaatgaaaaagggtcgaTTTGGAATGACAAACCTGTATAAGATTGTTAGAGTGGGATTAAACTAAGatcgatattttttaataaatataattgcaattgtttaaataaaattcaaccattgaaattattagtcgaaacgtatttattattaatttgaaggAATTAGAATTTGAAATAgatgaaataaatttgtaacTTTATCATTACATGTTTGATGTTTtcggaaataaatataataaagtgcCGATAGAtggtattatttattagatttattaaattaattatatatttaaagtgCTAATTTAAGCTTTGAAGCTTTCGTAAAGTTTATTATGGGTGGTAATCGATctcacattttaaatatttaataaaatcgatTACCAATTTTtatacgtggtttttttttaaataatacattatttattttatacatagatgtcactaaaaactgcaaagtttttaattaaattttaaaaaattaactaaATGTATAGATTTTATCTAGCTTCTTATcttaaattttagaaaaaaatgataaaatagtttttttatacattataatgaccttcattataaaattatcgAAATAATTTACACAGCTCGATATCAAGATTTAgagatattttaaatgtaaaataccGTGTTTGAAATTATTCACAATATCTTGCACCTCAGTGGataatgtatttgtatattatattgtatagcaCCTCCTCAATGACGCATtaaaatgatacatacatacatatgctatcGGTATTGTGTTAACGTTTTCGTCATAGTCTcgacaaataaatatttgaacgttCTTAGAAGACAAAATCACTTTGCTTTATGATAACGAATGTTTAACGCCAACCGGCATGATGGACGTCTAAATCCTTCAACATACATTTTTTACGAGACGTGCGTCTTCAGAAATAATTTTCAGTCGTGTTTCATCAGACGAAGAAGACCAGAGAAGATACGTCTTATATTTTCCATAATCACTTGGTAACTATTTGCCTGCTGATCGAAATTAATCGTTCTTACCGTCTCTGGGTACACTTGTCCAATAATGGATTTAAACTTATCTATTGTGGCATACTTGAGTTTCTATTTGACAATAGTGGATGGAAGGACAGTCATAGAAGCTCCAGTCCAATGCCGCGAAGGACAAAAACCAGACACGCATGGACAATGTAGAAATGTTTGGGGAGAAACAGAAGTGAAAGAATCAATCATATGTCCCGAAGGAAAATTGCCTGATGCGAACGGAAATTGCGAGCTAAATATACCACTTTGTCCAACTGGACAAACAATGGACACTGGTGGCAAATGTCAaccaaagtataattttttttttagtttaataaaaTTCTTCACCAGTATTCGatattaaacgaaaaaaatattataatatattagtatttgctgaaaatttatgtaggtttttatataatacaatatatgtatttatacgcatatgtatatgtatgtcatatttaataaaatattgcatatgacaacattttttatttatcttgatGCAATTTTAATTTCCAACGAAGGCATGATTGTGCTTTTTCGCAATtttcagaataaaaataaaaaaacaaaagcagaaatacatatatgattaaaaaaaacaaaataaaaaataaaaatatctgtaaaaaaagttttttaaaaacatacctcttctataatttgtacctatataaaattattattgtgaataaaaatactaataattttattttactaccgccatctatgtttaaaactaataaacaaacggagGATAGACTTCAACGACTATATCACCGGGCAGAtttaaaacgcgtcttacacgatatttttgcaccatcgtaatggcggaggatccactTACTTATAttcatgaccaaaatgagcaaagtatgaaaacgatcggataagaggcaaactttttcctgaattgtaatcgtaagtgaaacgtaaaggaggtatgtaaaaaaagaacataagaaaaaaataaaaaaaatcaaattaatagaATACATAGTATGTCTTGCATCCACAGCCAGCACTGATGTATAAGAAacagccgtaaatacaaaaaaaatcccggtgaggcccaaatggaagagagaagttCAAAGCTCCACTCACACATACATAACATTCAacgatgaaaataatgatgagcgcaggctaccagacaaatataatatattatgcgaggccaaatagaagagagaagatcaaaattccactcatattaCATCATAGccgattatgaaaataatggtgATAGGTGATAATCagacaaataagttaaaataatcgcCGATAAACCACGCTCAATgagatggaaaatatcacattcaggcacggcagaaacgattttatatatgtatgtatattatagtacaATGAAGCAAATTGACATTAAACACTAATATAAAcgtattgtatgtccatttttgaatttgtatcgaattttaagtttatagATACTGGAATAGTTaaggtttttcatttcaatataatttatgtataccccataaattaccttgaaaagaaaaacctgaattGTTCCAGCATCTAAAAACTGAAAATCGATACAAATTCGAAAATGGACATAAAACATCTGTGCAcaaagccatcgatatgtattatatgtttagGTATTTACTAGTATCCAGGTGTACTCATTCGTGCACTCGATAAAAAGTgataaaaaagagaaaaaaaaactcgGTTGACAGACTGCGCATGCGCATTATAAGTTTAAAGTCTTTACGAACAATCAGTTTGACGAGTTTgacgacatatacatatgtatatataacattttatatacatatacatacatatgtggttgatatttcaatacctatatatgtatttactattgaaattatatgtataagattcTAACTTGCTTTAcagcaaatttattttacagctttccgctttaaaaaaataaagcaattaaaaaatatgcataaatatttacatatatagccgTTACGTGTATTCAACTACTGCATTGCgctaaaaaagcaaaaataaatcaaaatataagatgaaaaaaaaaaaaaaaacaccgtaATCTCAGttgaaaatctaattaaaaacaaaaattatctcGCTTCACACaattttacaacatttaaaatttattgtttagcTTAAtagcatattataaatataaggtGTCAAGAGAAGCTCGACTATATTTATTGTAAACCTCCTACTATCTGGATCATTCTTGATAATAAAACTGACCGCGATGTTGTTTTTGAAGATTGTTCTCGGTCTCTCCGTAGTTACATACGCGAATTCGGGAATAATATGTCCCGGAGGAGGAAACCCTGATGCTAATGGAAACTGCGGTACAGTATGGACCAGAACCGTAATTGAAGCTCCTGTGCAATGCCCAGATGGTCAAAAACCAGATTCTTATGGAAACTGCAGACCAGTATGGGGTAGGACTGTCATAGAAGCTCCTGTGCAGTGTCCAGATGGTCAAAAACCAGATTACAATGGAAACTGCAGACCAGTATGGGGTAGAACTGTTATAGAAGCTCCTGTGCAATGTCCAGATGGTCAAAAACCCGATGGCAGTGGAAATTGTAGACCAGTGTGGGGAAGGACTGTCATAGAAGCTCCCGTGCAATGTCCAAATGGTCAAAAGCCCGATGTTAATGGAATATGTAAACCAATCTTTAATATAATGGAAGCACTTGTTCAAAAGTGTCCAGAAGGTCAGTTACTCAGTGTTCAAGGAAAGTGCAAACctgtgtaaatttatatatttatgcttCTTTGCGAATTTAAAATGCCTAtagctataatataatatactagtgtctTTGCCTGgttttgctcggtatttgtaacaaATATACCACCAATTAAATATGACCTATCTaatggtaaacattttattaaattcatttgaataattttattttgtttaaatttatttgaatattcatttgtttttctaagaaccaacaatagttgcatacaaagtctcttttgaaattatatattagataatatatgtgtatgttagTTTAGTAAGTAAACATTTGACTGTGTaatgtgtaaatatgtttttagataaaataaaataagtaaaataattattgtaaagtgatgttataaataaatttatcatattttgtttaatttatataaattttaaaacccGTGACCCGTGAGAAAGTAAGTGATAGAACGATGTTTTTCATTATCGaatcatgttttttatatttcctatattcctcaaatacatagataaagtcatggtctggtcacatccgaattattTTCGATTTTCATACTCTTTTTATAGATATAGTAACTGCATAATAATGAAAGAAGAACTAAAATTGCACGACATTCCGAGAAATTAAGTGGGAGAACGATTgtgtaaatctacatatgtttcattatcgaattatgatttttatacttcttatattcctcaaatacatagatagataaagtcatgggctTTTCACATCCGAATCCTTTTTATTAAGTCCCAAATTTCATAATCTTTTTATAAGTATAGTTAAATTGTGGTTAAGAACTGTATGATAATGaaagaagtacatatataaaactgcACATTCGACAACTGAGAAAGTAAGTAAGAGCATAATTGTGTTCTTTTGAGATGGAACTTTGTAAATCTGATATTATCTTTTCCTCTATAATATGAGATCAGATCAATATATCAACGGGGAACCCCTCttgtatattatactatatgtacatataatatttatacgactataaatattgattttcattaaaattatgtttttttttaattttccagtAAAATTGATTGTGATTGAATTTCATTGACATTCAGGGTTACCAGattttcatacaatttcatgcccaatgaaatacatacggtggtataatatatattcatatttatgtaattggtTGCTTCCTTTGAGAGTGAATGCCTCGTCTTTCAATTTTGGGAATACGCATAGTCCCAAAGAATATTCCAAAAATTTAAACTATAATTTGTAGAGGCATTTAAAATCCTCACCAATCGTTCAGCTTCTTATGAACAAATCCTTGcgataataaaaacaacattataCATTGCCAAGTATGTAATATCATATCCCAGAGAGTTATGGTAGCCCTATCTAAGATCGAGATgggatattatataaaatgccaCAGCATTGTAATATTAGAGCAAACTCAAGAGCAACCACAGACGTTATCCCTTATTCAGGACTAATCTGGCTTGATTACGTTGATCGTAATGTCGAGTAAGGcgttttttgtactatttttctgTATCTCCACAAGTTTGTACAACAACTCAGCTCGTGGACAAGAACTTGCCCGAGCTAAAGAAGACGTGAAAGGAGATACTTTGTGTCCACCAGGgcttaaatatttgaatggaaACTGTATATCTCCTCTAGAAAATCCAAAAGTCAGGGTACCTTCACTTAAACGCTTCCGAAGAAACCCACCTGCCTGTCCACCTGGGTGGATACTTGTGAATAATAAATGTACACCTCCAAAAGAAAAACTCGGTCAATTTCCGATTACGATAATGTGTCCAGATGGTTCAAGACCCGATTATTATGGAAACTGCTCCCCTCTATGTCCAAACGGTGAAAAGCCAGACGCATATGGATACTGTGCTCCAAATTGGGGTGGGATTATAGGTATAGTGCCAGAGCGATGTCCGCCCGGTCAAATTCCTGATGCATTTGGAAACTGCCTAATAGATTGGGATAGAAATGGTATGCCCGCGTCTCGAGCATGTCCACCCGGTTATAAACTTGATATTCAAAAAGTATGCGTACCAGACAAGGCGCATAGTAGACAAGGGGAGTGTCCAACGGGTCAAGTTCCTGATGGTCAAGGAAACTGTATACCAGGCAATGGCCAAGCCGCACAAATGCGCTGTCCAACATCTATACCCGATGGTTTTATCTGCGTTCCAGGTCAAATTCCATATAGAAACACATTCAGTTATTGTCCACGAGGTCAAATGCATGATGGTGTTGAACGCTGCATAGGAGAACGGGGTATGATTTCTACGGCCGCAAAGTTGCATTGTCCACCAGACCAAATTCCGGATATTTTAGGAAACTGTGTACCGATTACAAATTCTATGAACCCATACTGGCATTGTGCACCAGGTGAAGTTATGGATGGTTTTGGGAACTGCGTAACAGAATGGAATGGGAATTTCAAAACTGGAGTAAAGCATTGTCCACCAGGTGAAATTCTTGATACGTCTGGAAAATGCGTAAAGCAGCCGCCAAAGAATGGTATGAATAGATGTCCACCGGGCCACTTTCCTGATCATCATGGAATGTGCAGTAAGGATCGAGATTGGAATTTTGGAAACGTTAACAGATGTCCGCCCGGCTATACACCTACTTTTGATGGATATTGCGAAGTAAAATATGATAATAGTTTTGGCATACCTGGGCAATGTCCTCCCGGATACATACCTGCTGGTGGTTACTGCATGCCTGCATATGGTAAAACTGCTGCCAAATTATAAGTTatgatgaaattataattacgtattaacatacatactataaaaattattgcatatttatacataaataggcgtttaatgaaattcgatatgttttatattacataaataattgtacaatacatatatcaattttataGCTACTTCACAGTTATCATATTTTTGGGGTAGTAGCGAATATCTGTAAAAAAATGAGTAATATAAAGTTTACTGTTGTAAAaagtttttatacataaattcattgttttttatttaatcatataaataagtttgaatatatgtaactaaataaatatttgcattttagACAGTCCACGTATACATATACTTTAATTTATAtagatactagctgaacccggcatgcgttgcattgccacaataacgcatgcaattcccgttcccgttcccgttcctgttcccatttgtGGAAAGACGTTGGCggcgaacatatttgaaattattttgttgcaatgccactcattcccgtttttcccgttcctGCTCCCATTTTTGTGCGATTTTTtctacagaaaccatcgcggacatacacataataactcctgtaagtttcat
This window contains:
- the LOC143918536 gene encoding uncharacterized protein LOC143918536; this encodes MLFLKIVLGLSVVTYANSGIICPGGGNPDANGNCGTVWTRTVIEAPVQCPDGQKPDSYGNCRPVWGRTVIEAPVQCPDGQKPDYNGNCRPVWGRTVIEAPVQCPDGQKPDGSGNCRPVWGRTVIEAPVQCPNGQKPDVNGICKPIFNIMEALVQKCPEGQLLSVQGKCKPV